One Triticum dicoccoides isolate Atlit2015 ecotype Zavitan chromosome 5B, WEW_v2.0, whole genome shotgun sequence genomic window carries:
- the LOC119308651 gene encoding histone-lysine N-methyltransferase TRX1-like isoform X4 → MLAPALSPPKRFRDATAPPNGNLPPSLNPPAIPKSPKALGCAALEERHPKPYPPAMVIAVEGSFVHQDEGEDGDHPMRYLPLGRVYSSTAPCPPPKKPRSSAAAAAGGKPPVIVYYRRRRKKPRLEEPRPSSPATAPRQPEEEEEALGRGSRRKRPLKHELLSLGSAPPALGADRDGEELLGRRQPRRRGGVQKEITSSPRRRRRRSSQLEAASPSEKRWVELEIQGADPQAFVGLVCKVFWPLDDDWYKGSITAYTELTKKHSVKYDDGEAEDLTLANERIQFSISSEEMKCLNLKFGTSNLDKKGYDELLALAVSFHDYQGLDPDDLVWAKITGHAMWPAVIVDESNVHASRALKPIRLDQSILVQFFGTHDFARIKSKQAVPFLNGLLSSLHLKCKQARFSRGLEEAKEFLLTQQLPENMLQLRKSIENDGSDVNGQDDAIGSCDNLSEERAEENGEDAEMTQIELGNLRVSNLGRIVSDSDHFHNKMHIWPEGYTAFRKFASVKDPHLVTSYKMEVLRNSDIKARPLFRVISEDGLQIDGSTPNACWKEIYCRIKEKQCNAASELEGNVCQRSGSDMFGFSNPQIRQLIQELPNARSCLKYFENGGDTLRGYRAVHVNWKDLDFCSVCDMDEEYEDNLFLQCDKCRMMVHARCYGELEPLNGVLWLCNLCRPGAPRVSPRCCLCPVTGGAMKPTTDGRWAHLACAIWIPETCLKDVKRMEPIDGLSKINKDRWKLLCSICTVAYGACIQCSHPTCRVAYHPLCARAADLCVEVNYFYDEDPCIRLLSYCKKHRQPSTERPSLESNLGNPAQLVQTDAASSSGCARTEPYNFHRRRGQQQPQVTATASVKRLYVENMPYIVSGYCQNKVGCDTSCEPIQSVALLDAASQEVSVNVSSMAEKYKSMKATFRKRLAFGKSRIHGFGVFAKVAHKAGDMMIEYIGELVRPPISDLRERRIYNSLVGAGTYMFRIDDERVIDATRAGSIAHLINHSCEPNCYSRVISVLGDEHIIIFAKRDIDPWEELTYDYRFVSNEQRLPCYCGFPKCRGVVNDVEAEVQSTKIRVTRSELFQQKD, encoded by the exons ATGCTAGCTCCCGCGCTGAGCCCCCCCAAAAGATTTCGCGACGCGACGGCCCCCCCAAACGGGAACCTCCCTCCCTCACTGAATCCCCCTGCAATCCCCAAATCCCCGAAAGCCCTAGGGTGTGCAGCGCTGGAGGAGCGGCACCCGAAACCCTACCCACCGGCCATGGTGATCGCCGTGGAGGGGAGCTTCGTGCACCAGGACGAGGGGGAGGACGGGGACCACCCCATGCGCTACCTCCCCCTCGGCCGCGTCTACTCCTCCACCGCTCCCTGCCCGCCCCCCAAGAAGCCccgcagctccgccgccgccgccgcgggcggcAAGCCGCCCGTGATCGTCTACTACCGCCGTCGACGCAAGAAGCCGCGGCTTGAGGAGCCACGGCCGTCCTCGCCCGCCACGGCGCCGcggcagccggaggaggaggaggaggcgctgggCAGGGGCTCGCGGCGGAAGCGCCCGCTCAAGCACGAGCTGCTCAGCCTGGGGTCTGCCCCGCCTGCATTGGGCGCGGATAGAGACGGGGAGGAGCTGCTGGGGCGACGGCAGCCGAGGCGCAGAGGGGGAGTTCAGAAGGAGATCACTTCGTCGCCCCGGAGGCGACGGCGCCGCAGCAGCCAGCTGGAGGCCGCCTCTCCATCTGAGAAGAGATGGGTAGA GTTGGAAATTCAGGGTGCCGATCCGCAGGCGTTTGTCGGTTTAGTGTGCAAG GTTTTCTGGCCCCTAGATGATGATTGGTACAAGGGTTCCATCACGGCCTACACGGAACTAACCAAGAAACATTCT GTGAAGTATGACGACGGTGAAGCAGAAGACCTTACCCTAGCTAATGAAAGGATACAATTTTCCATTTCATCCGAGGAAATGAAGTGCCTGAACCTGAAATTTGGAACATCTAACCTGGATAAGAAGGGATATGATGAGCTGCTTGCACTAGCTGTCAGCTTTCATGACTACCAAGGTCTTGATCCAGATGATCTAGTGTGGGCTAAAATAACAG GTCATGCAATGTGGCCAGCTGTTATAGTGGACGAGTCAAATGTTCATGCTAGCCGGGCCCTCAAGCCAATTCGGTTAGATCAATCAATACTTGTTCAATTCTTTGGCACCCATGATTTTGCAAG GATTAAGTCGAAGCAGGCGGTGCCCTTTCTGAATGGCCTTCTTTCTTCCTTGCATCTCAAATGCAAGCAAGCACGCTTCTCCCGAGGCTTAGAAGAAGCCAAGGA GTTTCTCCTCACACAACAGCTTCCAGAAAATATGTTGCAACTTCGGAAATCAATTGAAAATGATGGTTCTGATGTTAATGGCCAAGATGACGCAATAGGCTCTTGTGATAATTTATCAGAAGAAAGAGCAGAAGAAAATGGAGAGGATGCTGAAATGACTCAAATAGAACTAGGAAATCTTCGTGTGAGCAACCTAG GCAGGATAGTATCTGATTCAGATCATTTCCATAACAAAATGCACATATGGCCTGAAGGGTATACTGCTTTCAGGAAGTTTGCATCAGTAAAAG ATCCACACCTAGTAACATCTTACAAAATGGAAGTACTGAGGAATTCAGATATAAAAGCACGACCGTTGTTTAGGGTGATCTCTGAAGATGGATTGCAG ATTGATGGCTCTACGCCTAATGCATGCTGGAAGGAGATATACTGCAGGATAAAAGAAAAACAGTGCAATGCTGCCTCGGAACTGGAAGGAAATGTTTGTCAGAGATCTGGTTCCGACATGTTTGGCTTTTCAAACCCACAAATTAGGCAGCTTATTCAG GAGTTGCCAAATGCAAGGTCGTGTTTGAAGTATTTTGAAAATGGTGGGGATACCCTCCGTGGTTACAGAGCTGTTCATGTTAATTGGAAAGATCTAGACTTTTGCAGTGTTTGTGATATGGATGAG GAGTATGAAGACAATTTGTTCTTGCAATGTGACAAGTGCCGTATGATG GTTCATGCTCGGTGCTATGGCGAACTAGAACCATTGAATGGAGTACTTTGGTTGTGCAACCTGTGCCGACCTGGGGCACCTCGCGTGTCCCCACGATGCTGCCTATGTCCTGTCACAG GGGGTGCAATGAAACCTACAACAGATGGCCGTTGGGCTCATCTAGCATGTGCAATATGGATTCCTG AAACTTGCTTAAAAGATGTAAAGAGAATGGAACCCATTGATGGATTGAGCAAAATCAACAAG GACCGCTGGAAACTTCTATGCAGCATCTGTACAGTTGCTTATGGAGCTTGCATACAG TGCTCACATCCTACTTGTCGAGTTGCATATCACCCGCTCTGTGCACGTGCTGCTGATCTATGTGTTGAGGTAAATTACTTCTAT GATGAGGACCCATGTATTCGTCTACTCTCGTATTGCAAGAAGCACAGACAACCATCTACTGAACGTCCATCTCTTGAAAGTAATCTTGGTAACCCTGCTCAGTTAGTTCAGACAGACGCGGCTTCATCATCTGGTTGTGCAAGGACTG AGCCCTATAATTTTCACCGGAGAAGAGGCCAACAACAACCTCAAGTTACAGCTACTGCTTCTGTAAAGCGTTTGTATGTGGAGAACATGCCTTATATTGTTAGTGGCTACTGCCAAAATAAAGTAGGCTGTGATACTAGCTGTGAACCAATTCAATCAGTTGCCTTGTTGGATGCTGCATCACAAGAAGTTTCTGTCAATGTGTCTTCTATGGCTGAAAAATATAAAAGCATGAAGGCCACATTCAGGAAGAGACTAGCTTTTG GAAAATCAAGAATTCATGGGTTTGGTGTTTTTGCAAAGGTTGCACACAAGGCAGGAGACATG ATGATCGAATACATAGGGGAGCTTGTTAGGCCACCGATATCAGACCTTAGAGAGCGGCGTATATACAATTCTTTGGTG GGTGCTGGGACATACATGTTCAGGATAGATGATGAGCGTGTTATTGACGCTACACGAGCAGGAAGCATAGCCCATTTGATCAATCACTCATGCGAG CCTAATTGTTATTCGCGTGTGATAAGTGTTCTCGGGGATGAGCATATCATCATTTTTGCAAAGCGGGATATAGACCCATGGGAAGAGTTGACCTATGATTATAG GTTTGTTTCGAATGAACAACGGCTTCCTTGTTATTGTGGATTTCCAAAATGCCGGGGAGTGGTTAATGATGTTGAAGCAGAGGTCCAATCAACCAAAATAAGAGTCACCAGAAGTGAATTATTTCAGCAAAAAGACTAA
- the LOC119308651 gene encoding histone-lysine N-methyltransferase TRX1-like isoform X1, with the protein MVIAVEGSFVHQDEGEDGDHPMRYLPLGRVYSSTAPCPPPKKPRSSAAAAAGGKPPVIVYYRRRRKKPRLEEPRPSSPATAPRQPEEEEEALGRGSRRKRPLKHELLSLGSAPPALGADRDGEELLGRRQPRRRGGVQKEITSSPRRRRRRSSQLEAASPSEKRWVELEIQGADPQAFVGLVCKVFWPLDDDWYKGSITAYTELTKKHSVKYDDGEAEDLTLANERIQFSISSEEMKCLNLKFGTSNLDKKGYDELLALAVSFHDYQGLDPDDLVWAKITGHAMWPAVIVDESNVHASRALKPIRLDQSILVQFFGTHDFARIKSKQAVPFLNGLLSSLHLKCKQARFSRGLEEAKEFLLTQQLPENMLQLRKSIENDGSDVNGQDDAIGSCDNLSEERAEENGEDAEMTQIELGNLRVSNLGRIVSDSDHFHNKMHIWPEGYTAFRKFASVKDPHLVTSYKMEVLRNSDIKARPLFRVISEDGLQIDGSTPNACWKEIYCRIKEKQCNAASELEGNVCQRSGSDMFGFSNPQIRQLIQELPNARSCLKYFENGGDTLRGYRAVHVNWKDLDFCSVCDMDEEYEDNLFLQCDKCRMMVHARCYGELEPLNGVLWLCNLCRPGAPRVSPRCCLCPVTGGAMKPTTDGRWAHLACAIWIPETCLKDVKRMEPIDGLSKINKDRWKLLCSICTVAYGACIQCSHPTCRVAYHPLCARAADLCVELEDDDKIHLMLLEEDEDPCIRLLSYCKKHRQPSTERPSLESNLGNPAQLVQTDAASSSGCARTEPYNFHRRRGQQQPQVTATASVKRLYVENMPYIVSGYCQNKVGCDTSCEPIQSVALLDAASQEVSVNVSSMAEKYKSMKATFRKRLAFGKSRIHGFGVFAKVAHKAGDMMIEYIGELVRPPISDLRERRIYNSLVGAGTYMFRIDDERVIDATRAGSIAHLINHSCEPNCYSRVISVLGDEHIIIFAKRDIDPWEELTYDYRFVSNEQRLPCYCGFPKCRGVVNDVEAEVQSTKIRVTRSELFQQKD; encoded by the exons ATGGTGATCGCCGTGGAGGGGAGCTTCGTGCACCAGGACGAGGGGGAGGACGGGGACCACCCCATGCGCTACCTCCCCCTCGGCCGCGTCTACTCCTCCACCGCTCCCTGCCCGCCCCCCAAGAAGCCccgcagctccgccgccgccgccgcgggcggcAAGCCGCCCGTGATCGTCTACTACCGCCGTCGACGCAAGAAGCCGCGGCTTGAGGAGCCACGGCCGTCCTCGCCCGCCACGGCGCCGcggcagccggaggaggaggaggaggcgctgggCAGGGGCTCGCGGCGGAAGCGCCCGCTCAAGCACGAGCTGCTCAGCCTGGGGTCTGCCCCGCCTGCATTGGGCGCGGATAGAGACGGGGAGGAGCTGCTGGGGCGACGGCAGCCGAGGCGCAGAGGGGGAGTTCAGAAGGAGATCACTTCGTCGCCCCGGAGGCGACGGCGCCGCAGCAGCCAGCTGGAGGCCGCCTCTCCATCTGAGAAGAGATGGGTAGA GTTGGAAATTCAGGGTGCCGATCCGCAGGCGTTTGTCGGTTTAGTGTGCAAG GTTTTCTGGCCCCTAGATGATGATTGGTACAAGGGTTCCATCACGGCCTACACGGAACTAACCAAGAAACATTCT GTGAAGTATGACGACGGTGAAGCAGAAGACCTTACCCTAGCTAATGAAAGGATACAATTTTCCATTTCATCCGAGGAAATGAAGTGCCTGAACCTGAAATTTGGAACATCTAACCTGGATAAGAAGGGATATGATGAGCTGCTTGCACTAGCTGTCAGCTTTCATGACTACCAAGGTCTTGATCCAGATGATCTAGTGTGGGCTAAAATAACAG GTCATGCAATGTGGCCAGCTGTTATAGTGGACGAGTCAAATGTTCATGCTAGCCGGGCCCTCAAGCCAATTCGGTTAGATCAATCAATACTTGTTCAATTCTTTGGCACCCATGATTTTGCAAG GATTAAGTCGAAGCAGGCGGTGCCCTTTCTGAATGGCCTTCTTTCTTCCTTGCATCTCAAATGCAAGCAAGCACGCTTCTCCCGAGGCTTAGAAGAAGCCAAGGA GTTTCTCCTCACACAACAGCTTCCAGAAAATATGTTGCAACTTCGGAAATCAATTGAAAATGATGGTTCTGATGTTAATGGCCAAGATGACGCAATAGGCTCTTGTGATAATTTATCAGAAGAAAGAGCAGAAGAAAATGGAGAGGATGCTGAAATGACTCAAATAGAACTAGGAAATCTTCGTGTGAGCAACCTAG GCAGGATAGTATCTGATTCAGATCATTTCCATAACAAAATGCACATATGGCCTGAAGGGTATACTGCTTTCAGGAAGTTTGCATCAGTAAAAG ATCCACACCTAGTAACATCTTACAAAATGGAAGTACTGAGGAATTCAGATATAAAAGCACGACCGTTGTTTAGGGTGATCTCTGAAGATGGATTGCAG ATTGATGGCTCTACGCCTAATGCATGCTGGAAGGAGATATACTGCAGGATAAAAGAAAAACAGTGCAATGCTGCCTCGGAACTGGAAGGAAATGTTTGTCAGAGATCTGGTTCCGACATGTTTGGCTTTTCAAACCCACAAATTAGGCAGCTTATTCAG GAGTTGCCAAATGCAAGGTCGTGTTTGAAGTATTTTGAAAATGGTGGGGATACCCTCCGTGGTTACAGAGCTGTTCATGTTAATTGGAAAGATCTAGACTTTTGCAGTGTTTGTGATATGGATGAG GAGTATGAAGACAATTTGTTCTTGCAATGTGACAAGTGCCGTATGATG GTTCATGCTCGGTGCTATGGCGAACTAGAACCATTGAATGGAGTACTTTGGTTGTGCAACCTGTGCCGACCTGGGGCACCTCGCGTGTCCCCACGATGCTGCCTATGTCCTGTCACAG GGGGTGCAATGAAACCTACAACAGATGGCCGTTGGGCTCATCTAGCATGTGCAATATGGATTCCTG AAACTTGCTTAAAAGATGTAAAGAGAATGGAACCCATTGATGGATTGAGCAAAATCAACAAG GACCGCTGGAAACTTCTATGCAGCATCTGTACAGTTGCTTATGGAGCTTGCATACAG TGCTCACATCCTACTTGTCGAGTTGCATATCACCCGCTCTGTGCACGTGCTGCTGATCTATGTGTTGAG CTTGAAGATGATGATAAAATCCATCTCATGTTACTTGAGGAGGATGAGGACCCATGTATTCGTCTACTCTCGTATTGCAAGAAGCACAGACAACCATCTACTGAACGTCCATCTCTTGAAAGTAATCTTGGTAACCCTGCTCAGTTAGTTCAGACAGACGCGGCTTCATCATCTGGTTGTGCAAGGACTG AGCCCTATAATTTTCACCGGAGAAGAGGCCAACAACAACCTCAAGTTACAGCTACTGCTTCTGTAAAGCGTTTGTATGTGGAGAACATGCCTTATATTGTTAGTGGCTACTGCCAAAATAAAGTAGGCTGTGATACTAGCTGTGAACCAATTCAATCAGTTGCCTTGTTGGATGCTGCATCACAAGAAGTTTCTGTCAATGTGTCTTCTATGGCTGAAAAATATAAAAGCATGAAGGCCACATTCAGGAAGAGACTAGCTTTTG GAAAATCAAGAATTCATGGGTTTGGTGTTTTTGCAAAGGTTGCACACAAGGCAGGAGACATG ATGATCGAATACATAGGGGAGCTTGTTAGGCCACCGATATCAGACCTTAGAGAGCGGCGTATATACAATTCTTTGGTG GGTGCTGGGACATACATGTTCAGGATAGATGATGAGCGTGTTATTGACGCTACACGAGCAGGAAGCATAGCCCATTTGATCAATCACTCATGCGAG CCTAATTGTTATTCGCGTGTGATAAGTGTTCTCGGGGATGAGCATATCATCATTTTTGCAAAGCGGGATATAGACCCATGGGAAGAGTTGACCTATGATTATAG GTTTGTTTCGAATGAACAACGGCTTCCTTGTTATTGTGGATTTCCAAAATGCCGGGGAGTGGTTAATGATGTTGAAGCAGAGGTCCAATCAACCAAAATAAGAGTCACCAGAAGTGAATTATTTCAGCAAAAAGACTAA
- the LOC119308651 gene encoding histone-lysine N-methyltransferase TRX1-like isoform X2, whose protein sequence is MLAPALSPPKRFRDATAPPNGNLPPSLNPPAIPKSPKALGCAALEERHPKPYPPAMVIAVEGSFVHQDEGEDGDHPMRYLPLGRVYSSTAPCPPPKKPRSSAAAAAGGKPPVIVYYRRRRKKPRLEEPRPSSPATAPRQPEEEEEALGRGSRRKRPLKHELLSLGSAPPALGADRDGEELLGRRQPRRRGGVQKEITSSPRRRRRRSSQLEAASPSEKRWVELEIQGADPQAFVGLVCKVFWPLDDDWYKGSITAYTELTKKHSVKYDDGEAEDLTLANERIQFSISSEEMKCLNLKFGTSNLDKKGYDELLALAVSFHDYQGLDPDDLVWAKITGHAMWPAVIVDESNVHASRALKPIRLDQSILVQFFGTHDFARIKSKQAVPFLNGLLSSLHLKCKQARFSRGLEEAKEFLLTQQLPENMLQLRKSIENDGSDVNGQDDAIGSCDNLSEERAEENGEDAEMTQIELGNLRVSNLGRIVSDSDHFHNKMHIWPEGYTAFRKFASVKDPHLVTSYKMEVLRNSDIKARPLFRVISEDGLQIDGSTPNACWKEIYCRIKEKQCNAASELEGNVCQRSGSDMFGFSNPQIRQLIQELPNARSCLKYFENGGDTLRGYRAVHVNWKDLDFCSVCDMDEEYEDNLFLQCDKCRMMVHARCYGELEPLNGVLWLCNLCRPGAPRVSPRCCLCPVTGGAMKPTTDGRWAHLACAIWIPETCLKDVKRMEPIDGLSKINKDRWKLLCSICTVAYGACIQCSHPTCRVAYHPLCARAADLCVELEDDDKIHLMLLEEDEDPCIRLLSYCKKHRQPSTERPSLESNLGNPAQLVQTDAASSSGCARTEPYNFHRRRGQQQPQVTATASVKRLYVENMPYIVSGYCQNKVGCDTSCEPIQSVALLDAASQEVSVNVSSMAEKYKSMKATFRKRLAFGKSRIHGFGVFAKVAHKAGDMMIEYIGELVRPPISDLRERRIYNSLVGAGTYMFRIDDERVIDATRAGSIAHLINHSCEPNCYSRVISVLGDEHIIIFAKRDIDPWEELTYDYRFVSNEQRLPCYCGFPKCRGVVNDVEAEVQSTKIRVTRSELFQQKD, encoded by the exons ATGCTAGCTCCCGCGCTGAGCCCCCCCAAAAGATTTCGCGACGCGACGGCCCCCCCAAACGGGAACCTCCCTCCCTCACTGAATCCCCCTGCAATCCCCAAATCCCCGAAAGCCCTAGGGTGTGCAGCGCTGGAGGAGCGGCACCCGAAACCCTACCCACCGGCCATGGTGATCGCCGTGGAGGGGAGCTTCGTGCACCAGGACGAGGGGGAGGACGGGGACCACCCCATGCGCTACCTCCCCCTCGGCCGCGTCTACTCCTCCACCGCTCCCTGCCCGCCCCCCAAGAAGCCccgcagctccgccgccgccgccgcgggcggcAAGCCGCCCGTGATCGTCTACTACCGCCGTCGACGCAAGAAGCCGCGGCTTGAGGAGCCACGGCCGTCCTCGCCCGCCACGGCGCCGcggcagccggaggaggaggaggaggcgctgggCAGGGGCTCGCGGCGGAAGCGCCCGCTCAAGCACGAGCTGCTCAGCCTGGGGTCTGCCCCGCCTGCATTGGGCGCGGATAGAGACGGGGAGGAGCTGCTGGGGCGACGGCAGCCGAGGCGCAGAGGGGGAGTTCAGAAGGAGATCACTTCGTCGCCCCGGAGGCGACGGCGCCGCAGCAGCCAGCTGGAGGCCGCCTCTCCATCTGAGAAGAGATGGGTAGA GTTGGAAATTCAGGGTGCCGATCCGCAGGCGTTTGTCGGTTTAGTGTGCAAG GTTTTCTGGCCCCTAGATGATGATTGGTACAAGGGTTCCATCACGGCCTACACGGAACTAACCAAGAAACATTCT GTGAAGTATGACGACGGTGAAGCAGAAGACCTTACCCTAGCTAATGAAAGGATACAATTTTCCATTTCATCCGAGGAAATGAAGTGCCTGAACCTGAAATTTGGAACATCTAACCTGGATAAGAAGGGATATGATGAGCTGCTTGCACTAGCTGTCAGCTTTCATGACTACCAAGGTCTTGATCCAGATGATCTAGTGTGGGCTAAAATAACAG GTCATGCAATGTGGCCAGCTGTTATAGTGGACGAGTCAAATGTTCATGCTAGCCGGGCCCTCAAGCCAATTCGGTTAGATCAATCAATACTTGTTCAATTCTTTGGCACCCATGATTTTGCAAG GATTAAGTCGAAGCAGGCGGTGCCCTTTCTGAATGGCCTTCTTTCTTCCTTGCATCTCAAATGCAAGCAAGCACGCTTCTCCCGAGGCTTAGAAGAAGCCAAGGA GTTTCTCCTCACACAACAGCTTCCAGAAAATATGTTGCAACTTCGGAAATCAATTGAAAATGATGGTTCTGATGTTAATGGCCAAGATGACGCAATAGGCTCTTGTGATAATTTATCAGAAGAAAGAGCAGAAGAAAATGGAGAGGATGCTGAAATGACTCAAATAGAACTAGGAAATCTTCGTGTGAGCAACCTAG GCAGGATAGTATCTGATTCAGATCATTTCCATAACAAAATGCACATATGGCCTGAAGGGTATACTGCTTTCAGGAAGTTTGCATCAGTAAAAG ATCCACACCTAGTAACATCTTACAAAATGGAAGTACTGAGGAATTCAGATATAAAAGCACGACCGTTGTTTAGGGTGATCTCTGAAGATGGATTGCAG ATTGATGGCTCTACGCCTAATGCATGCTGGAAGGAGATATACTGCAGGATAAAAGAAAAACAGTGCAATGCTGCCTCGGAACTGGAAGGAAATGTTTGTCAGAGATCTGGTTCCGACATGTTTGGCTTTTCAAACCCACAAATTAGGCAGCTTATTCAG GAGTTGCCAAATGCAAGGTCGTGTTTGAAGTATTTTGAAAATGGTGGGGATACCCTCCGTGGTTACAGAGCTGTTCATGTTAATTGGAAAGATCTAGACTTTTGCAGTGTTTGTGATATGGATGAG GAGTATGAAGACAATTTGTTCTTGCAATGTGACAAGTGCCGTATGATG GTTCATGCTCGGTGCTATGGCGAACTAGAACCATTGAATGGAGTACTTTGGTTGTGCAACCTGTGCCGACCTGGGGCACCTCGCGTGTCCCCACGATGCTGCCTATGTCCTGTCACAG GGGGTGCAATGAAACCTACAACAGATGGCCGTTGGGCTCATCTAGCATGTGCAATATGGATTCCTG AAACTTGCTTAAAAGATGTAAAGAGAATGGAACCCATTGATGGATTGAGCAAAATCAACAAG GACCGCTGGAAACTTCTATGCAGCATCTGTACAGTTGCTTATGGAGCTTGCATACAG TGCTCACATCCTACTTGTCGAGTTGCATATCACCCGCTCTGTGCACGTGCTGCTGATCTATGTGTTGAG CTTGAAGATGATGATAAAATCCATCTCATGTTACTTGAGGAGGATGAGGACCCATGTATTCGTCTACTCTCGTATTGCAAGAAGCACAGACAACCATCTACTGAACGTCCATCTCTTGAAAGTAATCTTGGTAACCCTGCTCAGTTAGTTCAGACAGACGCGGCTTCATCATCTGGTTGTGCAAGGACTG AGCCCTATAATTTTCACCGGAGAAGAGGCCAACAACAACCTCAAGTTACAGCTACTGCTTCTGTAAAGCGTTTGTATGTGGAGAACATGCCTTATATTGTTAGTGGCTACTGCCAAAATAAAGTAGGCTGTGATACTAGCTGTGAACCAATTCAATCAGTTGCCTTGTTGGATGCTGCATCACAAGAAGTTTCTGTCAATGTGTCTTCTATGGCTGAAAAATATAAAAGCATGAAGGCCACATTCAGGAAGAGACTAGCTTTTG GAAAATCAAGAATTCATGGGTTTGGTGTTTTTGCAAAGGTTGCACACAAGGCAGGAGACATG ATGATCGAATACATAGGGGAGCTTGTTAGGCCACCGATATCAGACCTTAGAGAGCGGCGTATATACAATTCTTTGGTG GGTGCTGGGACATACATGTTCAGGATAGATGATGAGCGTGTTATTGACGCTACACGAGCAGGAAGCATAGCCCATTTGATCAATCACTCATGCGAG CCTAATTGTTATTCGCGTGTGATAAGTGTTCTCGGGGATGAGCATATCATCATTTTTGCAAAGCGGGATATAGACCCATGGGAAGAGTTGACCTATGATTATAG GTTTGTTTCGAATGAACAACGGCTTCCTTGTTATTGTGGATTTCCAAAATGCCGGGGAGTGGTTAATGATGTTGAAGCAGAGGTCCAATCAACCAAAATAAGAGTCACCAGAAGTGAATTATTTCAGCAAAAAGACTAA